In Ferrimicrobium sp., the following are encoded in one genomic region:
- a CDS encoding M56 family metallopeptidase, with protein MTLLLLGSMAILILAFLPYGLERLSRLVNAPQAISGGYLLALIGWVIVPTAWIMCTTGSLVDLLFGHQLSTFGCDLGLGSAPWNLSGYLFGLLLLVPLGIHFFRGARAMCHTQRDLCTPTTTDSYRSALGGTVTIVASDEVAAASIGFFQAVAVVTTGTLDLLTVDERYAVLEHEAAHLRLGHTRLLLLATSVVGGYAFLPPVRAAWRGLTRELEVAADNEARKVVSPQIILSAVAKVATRRANGPAVASFNGSDDLRYRIRRLQGPMPSSPQQLAGVILALIAPAILVVVSSCLMTTHSLISPGLSLCGLTISLLIFVVSNHLLRHRPPILGFVKRS; from the coding sequence ATGACCCTCCTACTCCTCGGGTCAATGGCGATACTGATTCTCGCCTTTTTGCCATACGGCCTGGAGCGTCTCAGTCGCCTGGTTAACGCCCCACAGGCGATCAGCGGTGGCTATCTATTGGCACTGATCGGCTGGGTCATCGTGCCTACCGCGTGGATTATGTGCACCACAGGATCCCTCGTCGATCTACTCTTTGGCCACCAACTGAGTACCTTTGGCTGCGATCTCGGGCTTGGATCAGCACCCTGGAATCTGAGTGGTTATCTTTTTGGCCTACTGCTCCTTGTGCCGCTTGGGATTCACTTCTTTCGAGGCGCGCGCGCTATGTGTCATACCCAACGCGACCTCTGCACACCAACGACGACCGACTCCTACCGATCAGCCCTGGGCGGTACCGTCACGATCGTCGCCTCCGATGAAGTAGCGGCGGCCTCAATCGGGTTTTTTCAAGCCGTTGCCGTCGTCACCACCGGCACACTCGACCTGCTCACCGTCGACGAACGGTATGCGGTCCTTGAGCATGAAGCGGCTCACCTCCGGCTCGGCCATACGCGACTACTCCTTCTCGCCACCAGCGTCGTCGGTGGCTATGCGTTTTTGCCTCCTGTTCGTGCTGCTTGGCGTGGTCTCACGCGAGAGCTTGAGGTGGCTGCCGATAATGAGGCCCGTAAAGTCGTCAGCCCCCAGATCATCCTGTCAGCCGTCGCCAAAGTAGCCACCCGACGTGCCAACGGACCAGCCGTGGCGTCGTTCAATGGATCCGACGACCTTCGCTATCGCATCCGACGACTGCAAGGACCGATGCCCTCATCACCGCAACAACTCGCTGGAGTCATCCTTGCGCTGATAGCACCGGCCATCCTTGTCGTCGTCAGCTCCTGTCTAATGACAACCCACAGCCTCATCTCCCCGGGCCTGAGTCTCTGTGGGCTAACGATCTCGTTGCTCATCTTCGTGGTGAGCAACCACCTACTCCGCCATCGTCCACCTATCCTCGGCTTTGTGAAACGATCCTGA
- a CDS encoding BlaI/MecI/CopY family transcriptional regulator — MKRISIAGTKVGHLEGRVVEILVASDHALTGREVYEALDEPKRAYTTIMTVLGRLVDKGLVERTDSAGANRFSINGGLDRLAAKKIDRLLAASEDPRRVLTYFVDEIHDEALLEELAAIIERQRES, encoded by the coding sequence ATGAAACGAATCTCCATTGCCGGCACCAAAGTTGGACACCTCGAGGGGCGCGTGGTCGAGATCCTCGTCGCCAGCGACCATGCGCTGACTGGCCGCGAGGTCTACGAGGCACTCGACGAGCCTAAACGCGCCTACACAACCATCATGACCGTGCTGGGCAGGCTGGTCGACAAAGGACTCGTGGAGCGTACCGATAGCGCTGGGGCTAATCGGTTCTCCATCAATGGTGGCCTCGACCGCCTCGCCGCCAAGAAGATCGACCGTCTGCTCGCAGCGTCCGAAGATCCGCGCCGGGTACTGACCTATTTCGTCGACGAGATCCACGATGAGGCCCTCCTGGAGGAGCTCGCAGCCATCATTGAGAGGCAACGCGAGTCATGA
- a CDS encoding heavy metal-responsive transcriptional regulator, whose translation MRIGEISTATQVSVKTLRYYEAIGVLGAPLRTPEGYRDYSSDAIDQVRFVKASQSVGLALKEIKEIMAYREAGIVPCQHVLTLLQQRAAEYQNKIDELTQARATLDQLIDRAQNLDAQDCLPGNVCHLIPNHLNGATTNPDSEITSSIHTVSPRTIGHRPRPARTHQ comes from the coding sequence GTGCGAATCGGTGAAATCTCCACAGCAACCCAGGTCTCAGTCAAGACCCTTCGGTACTACGAAGCAATCGGCGTCCTCGGCGCACCCCTTCGTACCCCAGAGGGGTACCGCGACTACTCCAGTGACGCCATCGATCAGGTGCGTTTTGTGAAGGCAAGCCAATCGGTAGGGCTCGCACTCAAGGAGATCAAGGAGATCATGGCCTATCGCGAAGCAGGGATCGTGCCCTGCCAACATGTCCTCACCCTCCTGCAGCAACGAGCAGCGGAGTATCAAAACAAAATCGATGAGTTAACGCAGGCCCGTGCTACTCTCGATCAACTCATCGATCGTGCGCAGAACCTCGATGCCCAAGATTGTCTACCTGGCAACGTCTGTCACCTCATCCCTAACCACCTCAACGGCGCCACCACGAACCCAGATTCCGAGATCACATCGTCAATTCATACGGTATCGCCACGCACCATCGGCCATCGACCTCGACCCGCTCGCACCCACCAGTAG
- the merA gene encoding mercury(II) reductase translates to MSKNPTKQYDLAIIGSGSAAFSTAIHAVGLGAQVVLIEQGTIGGTCVNVGCVPSKALLAGAEARHEALTQPFPGISTKAGPVDMGALIGGKSDLVAGLRRDKYEDLAQAYGFPVIQGVATFGVDGALRVHHQGGVDGGEEIRADQYVIATGAMPSIPAIPGLASVKYLTSTTAMELEELPGRLIVIGANAVGLEQAQLFSHLGATVTIVEVRDRIAPFEEPEISAMLERVLVEEGVEVLTGAMIGGVSQIGDQIRIELTHLGQSRSLEGDALLVATGRMPNTAALGLEHVGVALGPRGEVVVDDQLRTTNPKIFAAGDVTGAPQFVYVAGQHGTIVADNALSNAGRRVDYRTLPRVTFTTPQVASVGLTDEGAIAAGYRCDCRVLELSSVPRALVNRDTRGLVKIVADGDTGVVLGIHLLANGAADSILAGVYALEANFTVDQLASIWAPYLTMSEAIRLGAQSFTRDVGMLSCCAS, encoded by the coding sequence ATGAGTAAGAATCCAACCAAGCAGTACGATCTCGCCATCATCGGATCAGGAAGTGCCGCCTTTTCGACGGCTATTCATGCCGTAGGCCTTGGTGCTCAGGTGGTCCTGATCGAGCAAGGAACGATTGGAGGAACCTGTGTGAACGTCGGCTGTGTGCCCTCCAAGGCGCTGCTGGCTGGGGCCGAAGCGCGACACGAGGCACTCACGCAGCCATTCCCGGGCATCAGCACCAAAGCAGGACCGGTGGATATGGGCGCGCTCATCGGGGGTAAGAGCGACCTCGTTGCGGGGTTGCGCCGTGACAAGTATGAAGACCTTGCGCAAGCCTACGGTTTTCCGGTGATCCAGGGAGTCGCCACCTTTGGCGTCGATGGCGCCTTGCGTGTTCACCATCAGGGTGGAGTCGATGGTGGCGAGGAGATCCGAGCGGATCAGTATGTCATCGCGACAGGGGCGATGCCGTCGATTCCCGCGATTCCCGGTCTCGCCTCGGTCAAGTACCTCACCTCGACCACCGCGATGGAGCTCGAGGAGCTTCCAGGCAGGTTGATCGTCATCGGGGCGAATGCGGTCGGACTCGAACAGGCTCAACTCTTTAGCCACCTTGGTGCAACGGTCACCATCGTCGAAGTGCGCGATCGCATCGCCCCCTTTGAGGAGCCGGAGATCTCAGCAATGCTCGAGCGCGTGCTTGTTGAGGAGGGTGTTGAGGTACTCACGGGTGCAATGATCGGAGGTGTCTCACAGATTGGAGACCAGATCCGCATCGAGCTCACTCACCTCGGCCAGAGCCGCAGCCTTGAGGGCGATGCACTGCTCGTCGCCACGGGTCGCATGCCCAACACTGCCGCACTTGGTCTCGAGCATGTTGGCGTTGCGCTTGGTCCTCGCGGTGAGGTCGTCGTCGATGACCAGCTGCGCACGACGAACCCGAAGATTTTTGCGGCCGGTGACGTGACGGGCGCTCCCCAGTTCGTCTACGTAGCTGGACAGCATGGTACCATCGTGGCCGACAACGCGTTGAGCAATGCCGGACGGAGGGTGGACTATCGGACCCTGCCTCGAGTGACCTTCACCACTCCGCAGGTGGCCTCGGTGGGCCTGACCGATGAGGGTGCGATAGCTGCGGGCTATCGGTGCGATTGTCGGGTTCTTGAACTCAGTTCGGTGCCACGTGCGCTGGTCAACCGGGATACACGAGGATTGGTCAAGATCGTCGCCGATGGTGACACCGGCGTCGTATTGGGAATACACCTTCTCGCAAATGGAGCCGCTGACAGCATTCTCGCGGGTGTCTATGCGCTTGAAGCGAACTTCACCGTCGACCAGTTGGCATCTATCTGGGCGCCGTATCTGACGATGTCCGAGGCGATTCGCCTTGGCGCGCAGTCCTTCACGCGCGATGTCGGCATGCTCTCGTGCTGTGCCTCTTAA
- a CDS encoding sensor histidine kinase KdpD — MKLRARLALVLAVFASVTGLIVATLSYTTTSHQLMASVDTSLRSTATTLRAPTITVARSASAARLHPLRHRPGGLFALAIAEAITRSGKVIPLAGARMLPVTNRDRAIARDLAPRWLRTQRVGGITYRILTIQYRHRGALLIGRNIDDVVHSLAVLRTRFLLLVLGAAAVAAIIGYLVASTLSRPILALANTLTTSDRPDLARAVERSDEVGVLARSFRDTLEDLYQSEEAQRRLVQNASHELRTPLTSLRTNIDLLRRYDTLGSSDRERILADLQSETAELTSLLDELVTLTIEGQTNDTEETVDLCTIVPALIARFEARTHRSFATTLPPGSITLRVTQLAIERVISNLLDNAVKFSPSDTTIAVVLTPTSLEVTNVADPLDENDQEHLFERFYRAPTARAVQGSGLGLAIVREIITALEGTTYVHNTPSEPGNDEPGNRVTVGFTFQARR; from the coding sequence GTGAAACTGCGCGCCCGACTCGCGCTTGTCCTCGCAGTTTTTGCATCCGTCACTGGCCTGATTGTGGCGACACTTTCCTATACCACCACCTCACACCAGCTGATGGCATCGGTTGATACTTCGCTCCGTTCGACCGCCACCACCCTGCGGGCTCCCACGATCACGGTGGCGCGATCGGCATCCGCGGCCCGATTGCACCCTCTCCGCCATCGACCAGGAGGGCTCTTTGCCCTCGCCATTGCAGAGGCGATCACCCGTAGCGGGAAGGTGATCCCCCTCGCTGGCGCTCGGATGTTACCGGTGACGAACCGCGATCGAGCGATCGCAAGGGATCTCGCTCCTCGTTGGCTCCGCACCCAACGGGTAGGGGGCATCACGTATCGAATCCTCACGATCCAATATCGGCATCGTGGTGCCCTGCTGATCGGTCGCAACATCGATGATGTAGTGCACTCCTTGGCGGTCCTTCGGACGCGCTTTCTCCTTCTCGTCCTCGGTGCCGCCGCCGTAGCAGCGATCATCGGTTACCTCGTGGCTTCCACGCTCAGCCGACCAATCCTCGCCCTCGCCAACACCCTCACCACCAGCGACCGACCAGATCTCGCACGCGCCGTGGAGCGATCCGATGAGGTGGGCGTCCTCGCACGCTCCTTCCGGGACACCTTGGAGGACCTGTACCAGTCTGAGGAGGCCCAGCGCAGACTGGTACAAAATGCCTCACATGAACTGCGAACTCCGCTCACCTCGCTGCGAACCAACATCGACCTGCTTCGGCGTTATGACACTCTCGGATCGAGTGATCGGGAACGTATCCTCGCCGACCTTCAGAGCGAGACCGCTGAGCTCACGAGCCTCCTTGACGAGCTCGTCACGCTCACTATTGAGGGCCAAACGAACGATACTGAGGAGACCGTCGACCTTTGCACGATCGTACCCGCTCTAATCGCGCGCTTCGAAGCCAGAACGCACCGATCATTCGCAACGACGTTGCCACCAGGATCGATCACTCTACGCGTCACGCAACTGGCCATCGAACGCGTGATCTCGAATCTCCTCGATAACGCGGTGAAGTTCTCCCCGTCCGACACGACGATCGCTGTCGTGCTCACTCCCACCTCGCTGGAGGTCACCAATGTGGCCGACCCCCTCGATGAGAACGACCAAGAGCATCTTTTTGAACGCTTCTATCGGGCACCAACGGCCCGTGCCGTTCAAGGTTCAGGGCTCGGCCTTGCCATCGTCCGCGAGATCATCACGGCGCTCGAGGGAACAACCTATGTGCATAACACCCCTAGCGAACCCGGCAATGACGAACCGGGGAACAGGGTCACCGTCGGCTTTACCTTCCAGGCACGCCGTTAG
- a CDS encoding response regulator transcription factor, protein MATNQEPSTSIVLAEDDRATRDSTRLALELERYQVIAVSNGHEALTAIAKHRPELIILDLMMPHVDGLSVCRQLRNAGDNTPILLLTARTQVTDRVLGLDAGADDYLTKPFALDELFARVRALLRRSSYGSNGEWIILGDLRIDERGRRAYRKDRELILSKTEFDLLQLLAFNAGTVLEHHLIYDRIWGYDFGPDSKNLAVYIGYLRKKLELPGEEKLLRTVRGVGYVLMRP, encoded by the coding sequence GTGGCTACCAACCAAGAACCGTCCACCTCCATTGTGCTCGCAGAGGACGACCGTGCAACCCGTGACTCCACCCGGCTTGCTCTTGAACTCGAGCGCTACCAGGTGATCGCCGTATCCAATGGCCACGAAGCGCTCACAGCCATCGCAAAACACCGACCAGAACTCATCATTCTCGATCTGATGATGCCGCACGTGGACGGATTGAGTGTCTGTCGCCAACTACGCAACGCCGGAGACAACACGCCGATCCTTCTCCTGACCGCTCGCACCCAAGTCACCGATCGGGTACTGGGGCTCGATGCCGGAGCCGATGACTACCTTACCAAGCCCTTCGCGCTCGATGAGCTCTTCGCCCGGGTACGAGCCCTGCTACGCCGATCATCGTATGGATCCAACGGCGAGTGGATCATCCTTGGTGACCTGCGCATCGACGAGCGCGGACGTCGCGCCTACCGGAAGGACCGAGAATTGATCCTGTCAAAAACCGAGTTTGACCTTCTGCAGCTACTCGCCTTCAACGCCGGAACGGTCCTCGAACACCATCTCATCTACGATCGTATCTGGGGCTATGACTTTGGTCCTGACTCGAAGAATTTGGCGGTCTACATTGGATATCTCCGCAAAAAGCTTGAGCTCCCCGGCGAAGAAAAGCTGCTTCGAACCGTACGAGGGGTTGGCTACGTCCTGATGCGACCGTGA
- a CDS encoding DUF5666 domain-containing protein, producing the protein MKRVKFLQNQGSRRTKGVMVGALAGGSVALIALGFASADTFATHTTPTSAQLLAAPTASTTHDTTAHHRRARGLVGRVIAVTSSTLTVQTRGGVTRSLQLNTSTRYLQGAATVSPGLISVGAFVRVKTHQSSATVVRILEARTVGVVINISGGSITITNDHGLTRTLVTSSATTYREAGSVVTPTALRVGELITARGTPASNGAELDATAIVIALGHFRGTITGINGSVVTLGLAGGTTATVTLNGSTTYRQAGATVSESTLTDGQRVVAVGTITGTNAMTAEKVVITRKTPSSSASSLSTPLAIA; encoded by the coding sequence ATGAAACGGGTGAAATTCCTACAAAATCAAGGATCGCGCAGGACAAAAGGGGTTATGGTTGGGGCCCTCGCCGGCGGGTCGGTGGCCCTGATAGCCCTCGGGTTCGCCTCTGCCGACACTTTTGCCACGCATACCACGCCGACCTCTGCGCAGTTGCTAGCTGCTCCCACGGCCAGCACGACTCACGACACCACTGCCCACCATAGAAGGGCCCGTGGCCTTGTCGGACGGGTCATTGCGGTAACGTCGAGCACCTTGACGGTGCAGACCCGTGGTGGCGTCACGAGGAGTCTCCAACTGAACACCTCCACCCGGTATCTCCAGGGTGCGGCCACGGTCAGCCCTGGGTTAATCAGCGTTGGCGCGTTCGTGCGTGTCAAGACTCACCAATCCTCCGCGACGGTCGTACGGATCCTTGAGGCCAGAACAGTCGGTGTGGTCATCAACATCTCTGGCGGGTCGATCACCATCACGAATGATCATGGCCTCACCCGGACATTGGTCACCTCCAGTGCCACCACCTATCGCGAGGCGGGTTCGGTCGTGACGCCAACCGCGTTGCGAGTGGGAGAGTTGATCACCGCGCGAGGCACCCCTGCGTCGAACGGAGCGGAGTTGGATGCCACTGCGATCGTGATAGCGCTCGGGCACTTTCGTGGCACGATCACCGGGATCAACGGCTCGGTCGTGACGTTAGGACTTGCTGGAGGGACAACGGCGACGGTGACGCTGAACGGGTCGACCACCTATCGCCAAGCAGGCGCCACAGTCTCGGAGTCAACACTCACTGATGGCCAACGCGTGGTGGCAGTTGGCACGATCACCGGCACCAACGCCATGACCGCCGAGAAGGTGGTGATCACGCGGAAGACGCCTTCGAGCTCCGCATCCTCGCTCTCCACACCATTGGCTATCGCTTAG
- a CDS encoding methylated-DNA--[protein]-cysteine S-methyltransferase — MSISPTARFHRMTIESPLGPITLVGDEKHLHAIHLIEPTSLDALSTSPSRPLSQAVEQLGAYFAGTSMDFDLDLLAQGTSFQHQVWDALGTIPFGTTTNYGSIAAMIGRPRAVRAVGLAIGANPLPIVVPCHRVIGANGSLTGYASGLEHKRFLLDHEQRVLHDHRSPRERPAH, encoded by the coding sequence ATGTCAATCTCACCAACTGCCAGGTTCCATCGAATGACCATCGAGTCACCGCTCGGACCAATCACCCTCGTTGGTGATGAGAAGCACCTTCACGCCATCCATCTCATCGAACCAACCTCCCTAGACGCCCTCTCGACAAGCCCTTCGCGACCACTTTCACAGGCTGTTGAGCAGCTCGGTGCCTACTTCGCGGGGACCTCGATGGACTTTGACCTCGACCTCCTGGCTCAAGGCACGAGCTTCCAACACCAAGTTTGGGACGCCTTAGGCACGATCCCATTTGGGACAACGACGAACTATGGATCCATCGCGGCCATGATCGGTCGTCCGCGTGCGGTTCGGGCGGTTGGGCTCGCCATCGGTGCAAATCCCTTACCGATCGTGGTGCCGTGCCATCGCGTGATCGGAGCCAACGGATCGCTCACCGGTTATGCCAGCGGGCTGGAGCACAAACGCTTTCTGCTGGACCATGAACAGCGAGTCCTGCACGACCACCGATCACCTCGCGAGCGACCAGCACACTGA
- a CDS encoding tyrosine-protein phosphatase, with the protein MFTQPRHAVVVEESHPDETVPGDAPSIARVRWLPLEGAWNVRDLGGYPSKFGSVLRSGVLLRGDSPHRLTADDLAILAPLNIHSIVDLRRPEEVAHFGSGPLADLVQVILHVPLRQASRPVDPLDTDNLVALYRHYVSYDTEELVEVISFVADPRHHPVFIHCHAGKDRTGVVIALILSLLGVPDAWIASDYALTQEAFTHFLYHVGAVVREVEVTAERRSQVDTMLSLLAGIREYYGSVEELLRAHGLTASEVMSLRSGLLEPAYQPKFC; encoded by the coding sequence GTGTTCACCCAGCCCCGGCATGCTGTGGTGGTGGAAGAGAGTCACCCAGACGAGACCGTACCAGGTGACGCTCCCTCGATCGCGAGAGTTCGGTGGTTGCCACTTGAGGGAGCGTGGAATGTTCGCGATCTCGGTGGGTACCCCTCAAAATTCGGGAGCGTGCTAAGAAGCGGCGTGCTGCTACGCGGGGACTCTCCGCACCGTTTAACCGCTGACGATCTGGCGATACTTGCTCCACTGAATATTCACAGCATCGTTGACCTTCGCCGACCGGAGGAGGTTGCACACTTTGGATCTGGTCCGTTGGCTGATTTAGTGCAGGTGATCCTGCACGTACCGTTGCGACAAGCCTCGCGGCCAGTAGACCCCCTTGACACCGATAACCTGGTCGCGCTCTATCGCCACTATGTAAGCTATGACACCGAGGAGTTGGTTGAGGTCATCTCCTTCGTCGCTGATCCACGGCACCACCCCGTCTTCATTCATTGCCATGCAGGCAAGGATCGTACCGGCGTGGTCATCGCCCTCATACTCTCGTTACTCGGGGTTCCAGATGCCTGGATCGCCAGCGACTACGCGTTGACGCAGGAGGCATTCACTCACTTTCTTTATCACGTGGGAGCGGTCGTGCGCGAGGTGGAGGTGACGGCCGAGCGCCGCAGCCAAGTCGATACCATGCTGTCGCTCTTGGCCGGAATCCGGGAGTATTACGGTTCGGTCGAAGAACTGTTACGCGCGCATGGACTGACCGCCTCGGAGGTCATGAGTTTGCGTAGTGGACTACTCGAGCCGGCCTATCAACCGAAATTCTGTTGA
- a CDS encoding glycosyltransferase 87 family protein — MLSSPQTGKKLWRIFAQLTPLEQDSLLYLASAIFAIGQLLISTHADYRQWAALAVIPYALVGLIALLLSRHKRAQESRFTRRGLVVSLFLFCLVVPLSISIAQRVNNVPGIHAQDEVAVIERCGDRVVHNQNCYLNAPNTVGTGAQNLSKKTDATAFVPYLPGMIIFGVPNGLTIPKALRDARVSLTLFTLVITVVALALSRLSADDRVRLFQFVLILPTGALPLVTGGDDLPIVALLLLALVLSYRRQPVLAGIASAVAAAIKLTAWPLAFALIFVQPPNTNRHVRFRYGGALVAILAPIIAIASLINPRAFFVNEILFPLGLTKIKSPAESPLIGQKLVGIFGSQLHALVILALVLVGGELALLLYRRLRPGSPAAMTAYVALVFFIAIMLAPATRFGYLLYPANMVVWAIIFHKFDLRLGARSSQVETLDADLTSPGTQQNFG, encoded by the coding sequence GTGCTATCCTCGCCTCAAACGGGCAAAAAACTCTGGCGCATCTTCGCCCAACTCACCCCCCTCGAACAGGACTCGTTGCTCTATCTGGCCTCTGCTATTTTTGCCATCGGTCAACTCCTCATCTCTACGCATGCTGATTATCGACAGTGGGCGGCGTTAGCCGTCATTCCCTATGCCCTCGTCGGGCTCATCGCGCTTCTGTTATCCCGCCACAAGAGAGCCCAAGAAAGTCGGTTCACTCGTCGCGGCCTCGTCGTCTCACTATTTCTTTTCTGTCTCGTGGTGCCGTTGAGTATCTCGATCGCTCAACGCGTCAACAACGTTCCAGGGATTCACGCACAGGACGAGGTGGCGGTCATCGAACGCTGCGGCGACCGCGTTGTCCACAACCAGAACTGTTACCTAAACGCGCCAAACACGGTTGGCACCGGCGCACAAAACCTCTCCAAAAAGACCGACGCTACCGCTTTTGTACCGTATTTGCCTGGGATGATTATCTTTGGTGTTCCCAATGGACTCACGATTCCCAAAGCCTTGCGCGATGCCAGAGTGAGTCTCACACTCTTTACCTTGGTGATTACCGTCGTCGCACTCGCGCTGAGCCGCCTCTCAGCCGACGATCGCGTTCGCCTCTTCCAGTTCGTTCTTATCCTCCCCACGGGTGCACTGCCACTTGTCACCGGCGGTGACGATCTACCGATCGTCGCTCTCTTGCTCCTCGCCCTTGTTCTGAGCTACCGCCGACAACCAGTACTCGCAGGCATTGCCAGCGCGGTCGCAGCCGCGATCAAACTCACGGCATGGCCGCTCGCTTTTGCTTTGATCTTCGTCCAACCGCCCAACACCAATCGACACGTGCGATTTCGTTACGGCGGCGCACTGGTCGCGATCCTGGCACCCATCATCGCCATCGCGAGCCTCATCAACCCAAGGGCCTTTTTCGTCAACGAGATTCTCTTCCCGCTTGGGTTGACCAAGATCAAATCACCAGCGGAGTCGCCGCTCATCGGCCAGAAATTGGTCGGTATCTTCGGGAGCCAGCTCCACGCTCTCGTCATTCTCGCCCTTGTGCTGGTCGGCGGCGAACTGGCACTCTTACTGTATCGACGTCTTCGTCCAGGATCACCCGCGGCAATGACCGCCTACGTCGCACTCGTCTTTTTTATCGCCATCATGCTCGCACCAGCGACCCGTTTTGGCTATCTCCTCTACCCCGCCAATATGGTGGTGTGGGCGATCATCTTCCACAAGTTCGACCTCCGTCTCGGAGCCCGCAGCTCGCAGGTCGAGACGCTCGACGCGGACCTCACCAGCCCCGGAACTCAACAGAATTTCGGTTGA
- a CDS encoding GNAT family N-acetyltransferase: protein MTRLILPRSQEHLPQCVEALAVVHAAVGYPVIWPTDPSEWLTGEGFLGAWVATDATVVQGHIGLKHSLLDDGRQVGEIFRLFVVPDAQGTGIGRLLLALGVARSHAHGLLPMLRVLLPEARDVASWYERLGWRLHSTRLATHGPLASRGYSIATYLLGDSGSTGGGM from the coding sequence ATGACACGGCTGATCCTTCCTCGTAGCCAAGAGCACCTACCGCAGTGCGTCGAGGCGTTGGCGGTGGTGCACGCGGCCGTTGGTTATCCAGTGATCTGGCCAACCGACCCCTCGGAGTGGCTGACGGGAGAGGGTTTTCTCGGAGCTTGGGTGGCCACTGACGCAACAGTGGTGCAAGGCCACATTGGACTCAAGCACTCGTTGCTCGATGACGGGCGCCAAGTCGGTGAGATCTTTCGTCTCTTTGTCGTTCCAGATGCGCAAGGGACGGGCATTGGGCGCTTGTTGTTGGCTCTGGGGGTTGCACGGTCACATGCGCATGGACTGCTCCCAATGCTACGGGTGCTGCTGCCAGAGGCCCGAGATGTGGCCTCTTGGTATGAGCGTCTTGGTTGGCGACTCCACTCCACCCGGCTTGCGACGCACGGTCCGCTTGCGAGTCGAGGCTACTCGATCGCAACCTATCTGCTCGGAGACTCTGGGTCAACGGGTGGCGGTATGTGA